One region of Ornithinibacter aureus genomic DNA includes:
- a CDS encoding transposase produces the protein MAVELRQDPATRPGAISRVAGQLGMHPETLRNWVRQAEVDGGTRAGTTTSDAQRLVELERENRELRRANHILRTASAYAGDRCQVGVGSSRLRSAS, from the coding sequence ATGGCTGTGGAGTTGAGGCAGGACCCGGCGACCAGGCCAGGTGCGATTTCTCGAGTAGCCGGCCAGCTCGGTATGCACCCCGAGACGTTGCGCAACTGGGTCCGGCAAGCCGAGGTCGACGGCGGCACCCGGGCGGGCACCACGACCAGTGACGCGCAGCGGTTGGTGGAGTTGGAGCGGGAGAACCGTGAACTGCGTCGGGCCAACCACATCTTGAGGACGGCGTCGGCTTATGCGGGTGATCGCTGTCAAGTGGGTGTCGGGTCGAGTCGTTTGAGGAGTGCTTCGTAG
- a CDS encoding tyrosine-type recombinase/integrase codes for MGDPLVDEYLRFTAARVRANTLTAQAFDLKVFFTVVPKTPQQVTVTDVLFFIEAQRAPRRGGNVIRLADGEAGLAASTIKRRLATVSSLFDYLFLRGICDRNPVPRSLGARHARPDGRGHGGRRGAPLVRAPRKLPRVLAPAEVSALTGALRTERDRAMVALMVHGGLRRCEVLGLRFEHVQVGDRRVFVADGKGGHQRLVPVADVFFTTLAAYLSSERPTEAIDDHVFVVLKGPNRGRPLTAAGLDEVMAGARGRAGLTHASCHELRHTCFTRLREAGMALEAIQAQAGHASIETTRVYLHLSNDWLAGEYQRAMAILDGLHEEEP; via the coding sequence TTGGGTGATCCGCTGGTCGATGAGTACCTGAGGTTCACCGCGGCGCGGGTGCGGGCGAACACGTTGACGGCGCAGGCGTTCGACCTGAAGGTCTTCTTCACGGTGGTGCCCAAGACGCCGCAGCAGGTCACGGTCACGGACGTGCTGTTCTTCATCGAGGCCCAGCGTGCCCCTCGTCGTGGTGGCAACGTGATCCGCCTCGCCGATGGCGAGGCGGGCTTGGCCGCGTCGACGATCAAGCGACGGCTGGCCACGGTGTCCTCGCTGTTTGACTACCTGTTCTTGCGTGGGATCTGTGACCGCAATCCCGTTCCGCGCAGCCTGGGTGCACGTCATGCCCGACCTGACGGGCGAGGCCACGGCGGGCGGCGTGGGGCGCCGCTGGTGCGGGCACCGCGCAAGCTGCCGCGCGTGCTCGCGCCCGCGGAGGTGAGCGCCTTGACCGGGGCGCTGCGTACCGAGCGGGATCGGGCGATGGTCGCGTTGATGGTCCATGGTGGGCTGCGCCGGTGCGAGGTCCTGGGGCTGCGGTTCGAGCATGTGCAGGTCGGGGACCGGCGGGTGTTCGTCGCGGACGGCAAGGGCGGGCATCAACGCCTCGTCCCGGTCGCCGATGTCTTCTTCACCACCCTGGCCGCTTACCTGAGCAGTGAGCGGCCTACCGAGGCGATCGACGACCACGTCTTCGTGGTTCTGAAGGGACCCAACCGTGGGCGGCCGTTGACCGCGGCCGGGCTCGATGAGGTTATGGCCGGCGCCCGGGGCCGGGCCGGGCTGACGCATGCGTCCTGCCACGAGCTGCGGCACACCTGCTTCACCCGGCTGCGCGAGGCCGGGATGGCGCTCGAGGCGATCCAGGCCCAGGCCGGGCACGCCTCGATCGAAACCACCCGGGTGTACCTGCACCTGTCCAACGACTGGCTCGCCGGGGAGTACCAGCGGGCGATGGCCATCCTCGATGGCCTACACGAGGAGGAACCGTGA
- a CDS encoding DUF6326 family protein, whose protein sequence is MFHAPVTPTPATAAPTHEPLDRRLVLSGLWTSMLLVFAYVDIFGFFRADVINGALAGEVSGPGFAIDQTFLTLTTLYILIPSLMVAGCILLPRRPNRLANLTLAPIYALTIVGGMLGETWVYYLIGSCVELVLLVTVVRVAHRWR, encoded by the coding sequence ATGTTCCACGCCCCCGTCACGCCAACGCCCGCCACTGCCGCTCCGACTCATGAACCGCTCGACCGCCGACTGGTCCTCAGCGGGCTGTGGACCTCGATGTTGTTGGTGTTCGCCTACGTGGACATCTTCGGCTTCTTCCGCGCCGACGTGATCAACGGCGCCCTGGCCGGCGAGGTGTCGGGACCGGGGTTCGCAATCGACCAGACCTTCTTGACCCTCACGACGCTGTACATCCTGATCCCGAGCCTGATGGTGGCCGGCTGCATCCTGCTCCCGCGCCGACCGAACCGACTCGCCAACCTCACGCTCGCCCCCATCTATGCGCTGACCATCGTCGGCGGGATGCTGGGCGAGACATGGGTGTACTACCTGATCGGTAGCTGCGTCGAACTCGTGCTGCTCGTGACGGTCGTTCGTGTCGCGCACCGCTGGCGCTAA
- a CDS encoding tyrosine-type recombinase/integrase produces MSTPATAVHTPTPDETAVPVPVPVPVPVPVPVALSLAAVARTYVQAGATPCARRIRRAGVEAFRRRFGDLQGWRAASVAERRQVRTEVASFAGRAVIACGVAVDVDFVVASGCRWGKYLRDAYPQQADTFQAQACSLGFCDREIGRMWAWLAKICVVTGTSPQGLAATQYHQVRAAGHDAVIAQRGYRPKSLSTPLFGLDAVMFHRGQAPAPDIRRRWTGRPANEVDWDDLTSMAPVMVTTMRRYLHQCSLSLRASSVALFDTTLRQFATALVASDPPVTRVRDINREHVEAFKAQLADRPGYRGKPLTKTTLGMRMGHLHTFFTRIIEWDYDDAPTRIPVYGTDRPRLDKPLPKFLDDAQAAAFMTAAKNLPDPLDRLIVLALARTGMRRGELLGLSVDAVVQIGTGYWLRTPVGKLHTDRYIPLHPQLKDLLDAWIAARPDWQASTVLLTERGRPIPPTRVDKAVQKAATAAGLGHVHPHQLRHTLATQAINRGMSLEAIAALLGHHDLSMTMVYARIADRTVTDEYFAVTKKVETLYATSRPAVLSDDAAGPAMHALRAEATKRLLGNGYCTRPLELDCRYETICESCTMFFTTIEHRPTLQAQRDDADTKGQTGRRDAYEALLKRLDPTPT; encoded by the coding sequence GTGAGCACCCCCGCGACAGCAGTCCACACCCCAACCCCTGACGAGACGGCCGTGCCGGTGCCGGTGCCGGTGCCGGTGCCGGTGCCGGTGCCGGTCGCGCTGTCGTTGGCGGCCGTGGCCCGCACCTACGTCCAAGCTGGGGCCACGCCCTGCGCGCGCCGGATCCGGCGTGCCGGAGTCGAAGCCTTCCGGCGCAGGTTCGGGGACCTGCAGGGCTGGCGCGCGGCGTCAGTGGCCGAGCGACGACAGGTCCGCACCGAGGTCGCCTCGTTCGCAGGGCGCGCCGTGATCGCCTGCGGTGTCGCGGTGGACGTCGACTTCGTCGTCGCCTCCGGCTGCCGATGGGGCAAGTACCTGCGCGACGCCTACCCGCAGCAGGCAGACACGTTCCAGGCGCAGGCCTGTTCACTTGGGTTCTGCGACAGAGAGATCGGCCGAATGTGGGCCTGGCTGGCGAAGATCTGCGTCGTCACCGGGACCAGCCCTCAAGGGCTAGCCGCGACGCAGTACCACCAGGTCAGGGCCGCAGGGCACGACGCCGTCATCGCGCAGCGCGGGTACCGGCCGAAGTCGTTGTCGACGCCGCTGTTCGGGCTCGACGCGGTGATGTTCCACCGCGGGCAGGCACCCGCCCCGGACATCCGGCGCCGCTGGACCGGCCGGCCGGCCAACGAGGTCGACTGGGACGACCTCACCTCCATGGCACCGGTCATGGTCACCACGATGCGCCGCTACCTGCACCAGTGCTCCCTGTCGCTGCGGGCATCCTCGGTGGCCCTGTTCGACACGACCCTGCGTCAGTTCGCGACCGCCCTGGTGGCCTCGGACCCGCCGGTCACCCGGGTGCGCGACATCAACCGTGAGCACGTCGAAGCATTCAAGGCGCAGTTGGCTGACCGGCCCGGCTACCGCGGCAAACCGTTGACGAAGACCACCCTGGGGATGCGGATGGGTCACCTGCACACCTTCTTCACCCGGATCATCGAGTGGGACTATGACGACGCCCCCACCCGGATCCCGGTGTACGGCACCGACCGGCCCCGCCTGGACAAGCCCCTGCCGAAGTTCCTCGACGACGCCCAGGCCGCCGCGTTCATGACCGCAGCCAAGAACCTGCCCGACCCGCTCGACCGGCTCATCGTCCTGGCCCTGGCCCGCACCGGGATGCGCCGCGGCGAGCTGCTCGGGCTCAGCGTCGACGCCGTCGTGCAGATCGGCACCGGGTACTGGCTACGCACCCCGGTCGGCAAGCTCCACACCGACCGGTACATCCCGCTACACCCCCAGCTGAAGGACCTGCTCGACGCGTGGATCGCCGCCCGCCCGGACTGGCAGGCCAGCACCGTGCTGCTGACCGAGCGAGGCCGCCCGATCCCACCGACCCGGGTCGACAAGGCCGTCCAGAAGGCCGCCACCGCAGCAGGGCTCGGGCACGTCCACCCGCACCAGTTGCGCCACACCCTGGCCACCCAAGCCATCAACCGCGGGATGAGCCTGGAAGCCATCGCTGCCCTGCTCGGTCACCACGACCTGTCGATGACCATGGTGTACGCCCGGATCGCTGACCGCACGGTCACCGACGAGTACTTCGCCGTCACCAAGAAGGTCGAGACCCTGTACGCCACCAGCCGGCCCGCCGTGCTCTCCGACGACGCGGCCGGACCCGCCATGCACGCCCTTCGCGCCGAGGCCACCAAGCGGCTGCTCGGCAACGGCTACTGCACCCGCCCCCTGGAGCTCGACTGCCGCTACGAGACGATCTGCGAGTCCTGCACCATGTTCTTCACCACCATCGAACACCGCCCCACCCTCCAAGCCCAACGCGACGACGCCGACACCAAAGGCCAGACCGGCCGCCGAGACGCCTACGAAGCACTCCTCAAACGACTCGACCCGACACCCACTTGA
- a CDS encoding nuclear transport factor 2 family protein, giving the protein MDLVDAERHLQAAQRRGDLDALDALLHPRVVGAGPDGALFTKTDDLIAYLSGSLRILQLEEEAVTVRDDGKTGVTDLVATVVAIHDGSETAARLRYTRLWVQEEGRWRVIAATFAPHAAGPGAGPDIVVV; this is encoded by the coding sequence ATGGACCTCGTGGACGCTGAGCGCCACCTCCAAGCAGCCCAGCGCCGGGGAGACCTCGACGCACTTGATGCCCTCCTGCACCCGCGTGTCGTCGGCGCCGGCCCCGACGGCGCGCTCTTCACCAAGACCGACGACCTCATCGCCTACCTGTCCGGGTCGCTCCGGATCCTCCAGCTTGAGGAGGAGGCGGTCACCGTCCGTGACGATGGCAAGACGGGTGTGACTGATCTCGTCGCCACCGTGGTAGCGATCCACGACGGCTCGGAGACTGCAGCGCGGCTGCGCTACACGCGACTGTGGGTCCAAGAGGAAGGCCGGTGGCGCGTCATCGCCGCGACGTTCGCCCCCCACGCCGCGGGGCCGGGTGCGGGTCCGGACATCGTCGTTGTGTAA
- a CDS encoding CPBP family intramembrane glutamic endopeptidase, whose translation MGAPLLADALEGPSAWPRAILVCLTAGLVWQFILVMGALRHEQGTLRWSVAKEALWLRSPRSPRSGRSGGRLWWLLVPLVLLVAATEELPSLPSPDHRDLGTFLQSSAGQEFMAGNWPWFALILTMMILNTVLGEELLFRGLLLPRMRGAFGRGDWCANGVLFAVYHLHVPWAIPASLLDMFLVSYPASRYRSALIGICVHSVQTVVLGALTLLLVLG comes from the coding sequence GTGGGGGCTCCCCTCCTGGCCGACGCACTCGAGGGGCCGAGCGCCTGGCCCCGCGCGATCCTGGTCTGTCTCACCGCCGGCCTGGTCTGGCAGTTCATCCTCGTCATGGGCGCCCTGCGCCATGAGCAGGGGACGCTGCGCTGGTCGGTCGCCAAAGAGGCCTTGTGGCTGCGGTCCCCGCGTAGCCCCCGCAGTGGCCGCAGCGGTGGTCGGCTCTGGTGGCTTCTCGTCCCACTGGTCCTGCTGGTGGCGGCCACCGAGGAGCTGCCGAGCCTGCCATCACCGGACCACCGCGACCTCGGCACGTTCCTCCAGTCCAGCGCCGGCCAGGAGTTCATGGCGGGAAACTGGCCCTGGTTCGCGTTGATCCTCACCATGATGATCCTCAACACCGTCCTTGGGGAAGAGCTCCTGTTTCGCGGCCTGCTGCTGCCTCGCATGCGAGGAGCGTTCGGCCGTGGGGACTGGTGTGCCAACGGCGTCCTCTTCGCCGTCTACCACCTCCACGTCCCGTGGGCCATCCCAGCAAGCCTCCTCGACATGTTCCTCGTCTCTTATCCCGCCAGTCGCTACCGGAGCGCACTCATCGGCATCTGCGTACACAGCGTGCAGACCGTCGTGCTGGGGGCACTGACGCTGCTCCTGGTGCTGGGTTGA
- a CDS encoding putative quinol monooxygenase — protein MSTPSSLPYAFVAKIVAADGQHDALADLLAGAVALANEEVGTIVWFAVRTHADTFWIFDAFPDEAARDAHANGAIVAALMANQHLLGAAPEILAADVLASKLP, from the coding sequence ATGTCCACACCCTCATCCCTTCCGTATGCCTTCGTCGCCAAGATCGTCGCGGCCGACGGGCAGCACGACGCGCTCGCCGATCTGCTCGCCGGCGCTGTCGCGCTCGCCAACGAAGAAGTAGGAACGATTGTCTGGTTCGCGGTCAGGACCCACGCCGACACCTTCTGGATCTTCGATGCATTCCCCGACGAGGCCGCTCGCGACGCCCACGCCAACGGCGCCATCGTCGCAGCCCTGATGGCCAACCAGCACCTCCTCGGCGCAGCACCCGAGATCCTGGCGGCCGACGTCCTCGCGTCCAAGCTCCCGTAG
- a CDS encoding response regulator: MSIKTLIVDDQGMVRAGLRMLLDVEPDIEVVAEAGNGIEAVARAARHRPDVILMDIRMPELDGLEATRRIFAADEDAKVLILTTFNHDDLVYEALRAGASGFVLKDDPPEQLIAAVRTIAAGAALLSPSVTRSLIAHFTKERREPRPVTLDTLTARELDVFRLIALGLSNAEIGRELFISDTTVKTHVTRLLRKLQVRDRAQAIVLAYHHHLFDTR, encoded by the coding sequence GTGAGCATCAAGACGTTGATCGTCGACGATCAGGGGATGGTCCGCGCGGGTCTGCGCATGTTGCTCGACGTGGAGCCGGACATCGAGGTCGTAGCCGAGGCGGGCAACGGCATCGAAGCAGTCGCACGTGCCGCCCGCCACCGACCCGACGTCATCCTCATGGACATACGCATGCCCGAGCTGGACGGCCTCGAGGCGACTCGCCGGATCTTCGCCGCAGACGAGGACGCCAAGGTCCTCATCCTGACGACGTTCAACCACGATGACCTTGTGTACGAAGCACTGCGTGCCGGCGCCAGTGGTTTCGTCCTCAAAGACGATCCTCCCGAGCAACTCATCGCTGCGGTGCGCACAATCGCGGCCGGAGCCGCGTTGCTGTCGCCCTCGGTGACCCGCAGCCTCATCGCTCACTTCACGAAGGAGCGTCGAGAGCCACGACCCGTCACGCTCGACACCCTCACCGCCCGGGAGCTAGACGTCTTTCGACTCATCGCCCTCGGCTTGTCCAATGCCGAGATCGGGCGCGAGCTCTTCATCAGCGACACCACCGTCAAGACGCACGTGACCCGGCTCCTGCGCAAGCTCCAGGTCAGGGATCGCGCGCAAGCGATCGTGTTGGCCTACCACCACCACCTCTTCGATACTCGATGA
- a CDS encoding GlxA family transcriptional regulator, with translation MRIGLIAIDGCFGSAVASVIDILRVADGARGDVDPRIDPIELAILGPKRRVTTTASMTLSVDHPLSECAEFDVVVVPALGTLTAAATNDALQSRDARSVIASLGRLDDATTRIAAACTGVFAVAETGRMHHRRATTSWFLGPEFLKRYPTVALDLDTMVVVDGNLVTAGAAFAHIDLALSLVRSISPDLAQHVAKLLIIDERPSQAAFVAYEHLRHEDPIVVEFERFVRARLDEPFNVAFVAQSLGTSRRTLERRVRAALNLTPLGFVQRLRIERARHLSATTDLTSAEIALRVGYANAETLRSLLRRERRRS, from the coding sequence ATGCGTATCGGACTGATCGCGATCGACGGCTGCTTCGGTTCCGCTGTCGCGTCGGTCATCGACATCCTGCGGGTGGCCGACGGAGCCCGCGGCGACGTCGACCCGCGGATCGACCCGATCGAACTCGCCATCCTCGGACCGAAACGGAGAGTGACCACGACGGCATCGATGACCCTGTCGGTGGACCATCCGCTGTCGGAGTGCGCAGAGTTCGACGTGGTCGTCGTCCCTGCGCTTGGAACCCTCACGGCCGCCGCTACCAACGACGCCCTCCAGAGCCGAGATGCTCGTTCGGTCATCGCCTCGCTCGGGCGCCTCGACGACGCGACCACCCGGATCGCCGCGGCATGCACCGGCGTGTTCGCTGTCGCCGAGACCGGACGGATGCATCATCGGCGGGCGACGACCAGCTGGTTCCTGGGGCCGGAGTTCCTGAAGCGCTATCCGACCGTCGCCCTCGATCTCGACACCATGGTCGTGGTCGACGGGAACCTCGTCACCGCCGGCGCCGCGTTCGCCCACATCGACCTCGCGCTCTCACTCGTACGATCGATCAGCCCCGACCTGGCCCAACATGTCGCCAAGCTCCTCATCATCGACGAGCGTCCGTCGCAGGCGGCCTTCGTCGCCTACGAACATCTCCGGCACGAGGACCCGATCGTCGTCGAGTTCGAACGCTTCGTGCGCGCCCGCCTGGACGAACCGTTCAACGTCGCCTTCGTCGCGCAGTCGCTCGGCACCAGCCGGCGCACCCTCGAACGACGAGTCCGTGCGGCGCTCAACCTCACTCCGCTCGGCTTCGTCCAACGGCTTCGCATCGAACGAGCTCGGCACCTCTCAGCAACCACGGACCTCACCTCCGCCGAGATCGCGCTACGGGTCGGCTACGCGAACGCCGAGACTCTGCGCTCCCTCCTGCGTAGGGAGCGACGCCGTTCCTGA
- a CDS encoding recombinase family protein produces MNALLVGYARCSTDQQDLTAQRDGLLGLGVEAERIYVDHGLTGTNRERPGLREALAACRAGDTLVVTKLDRLARSLPDARAIADELTTRQISLSLGGSVYDPTDAVGKLLFNVLAMVAEFESDLIRLRTVEGMKVARAKGRLKGKQPKLSRKQEAHLVSLVHSGEYSTLEVAELFGIGRSTVYRAIERQRIAAKADLADASTRR; encoded by the coding sequence ATGAACGCACTGCTTGTCGGGTACGCCCGATGCTCCACCGATCAACAAGACCTCACCGCGCAGCGTGACGGGCTGCTCGGACTCGGTGTCGAGGCCGAGCGGATCTACGTCGATCACGGCCTGACCGGCACCAACCGCGAGCGCCCCGGCTTGCGCGAGGCGCTGGCCGCCTGTCGTGCCGGGGACACGTTGGTCGTGACCAAGCTCGACCGGCTGGCCCGGTCCCTGCCTGATGCCCGGGCGATCGCCGACGAGCTCACCACCCGCCAGATCAGCCTCAGCCTCGGCGGGTCCGTCTACGACCCCACCGATGCTGTCGGGAAGCTGCTGTTCAACGTCCTCGCGATGGTCGCTGAGTTCGAGTCCGACCTCATCAGGCTTCGCACAGTCGAGGGCATGAAGGTCGCCAGGGCCAAGGGCCGGCTGAAGGGCAAGCAGCCCAAGCTAAGTCGCAAGCAGGAAGCGCACCTCGTCTCGCTAGTGCACAGCGGCGAGTACAGCACCCTCGAGGTAGCTGAGCTGTTCGGGATCGGCCGCTCGACGGTCTATCGCGCCATCGAGCGCCAACGAATCGCGGCCAAGGCCGATCTTGCTGACGCCTCCACACGACGCTGA
- a CDS encoding MerR family transcriptional regulator, translating to MHIAEFSRATGLTPRVLRLHHHRGLLVPAAVDPATGYRSYDPRQVAVARRLAALVRTGMDAEEAAAVAAEGSSDGLQAHLRRVEEDLALLRAEVATTPGPELPVIPQDFASLTVLVREEVLPVHGVAEGLRRVRAQLRAVTSREPASFLTSDTRRPAPIRTAFHVELVDPRWTGDHVQARVLVPWRAGAAVPAGWQTRELARRSVFTLDVGALVNATLTDVLAAHRALTNYPGWSGPLTPATERVWQLYDADLSQLWVGRESVVDPPAGDLVDDLPQQDRR from the coding sequence GTGCACATCGCCGAGTTCAGCCGGGCCACTGGCCTCACCCCGCGGGTGCTGCGCCTGCACCACCACCGCGGTCTCCTGGTGCCTGCAGCGGTCGACCCGGCCACCGGTTACCGCTCCTACGACCCTCGCCAGGTTGCGGTCGCCCGCCGGTTGGCCGCTCTCGTCCGCACCGGCATGGACGCCGAAGAGGCGGCCGCAGTCGCGGCAGAGGGCAGTAGTGACGGGCTCCAAGCGCACCTACGCCGCGTGGAGGAGGACCTCGCGCTCCTACGCGCCGAGGTCGCGACAACCCCAGGTCCGGAACTCCCGGTGATACCCCAGGACTTCGCTTCCCTGACGGTACTGGTGCGCGAGGAGGTGCTGCCGGTGCACGGTGTCGCCGAAGGTCTGCGGCGCGTCCGCGCGCAGCTCCGGGCGGTCACCTCACGCGAGCCCGCGTCCTTCCTCACGTCCGACACGCGGCGACCGGCTCCGATCCGGACGGCGTTCCACGTGGAGCTGGTCGACCCGCGCTGGACCGGCGACCACGTCCAAGCACGCGTCCTCGTGCCCTGGCGGGCCGGTGCGGCGGTGCCCGCGGGCTGGCAGACGCGAGAGCTTGCCCGAAGAAGCGTCTTCACGCTGGACGTCGGAGCGCTGGTGAACGCGACACTCACCGACGTCTTAGCGGCCCACAGGGCGCTCACCAACTATCCGGGGTGGTCGGGGCCCCTCACGCCGGCGACAGAGCGGGTCTGGCAGCTCTACGATGCCGACCTGAGTCAGCTTTGGGTCGGACGCGAAAGCGTCGTGGACCCGCCTGCTGGCGACCTCGTCGACGACCTCCCTCAGCAGGACCGCCGATAG
- a CDS encoding sensor histidine kinase: MHRLRVFLLEHGLDAIIVCLAAAAALTIVTHTGSTGTDDVGVVFHAVAVVVMSLALTLRRRAPFAIPAGTWLSSATLSIVDGSLIAGQAPLSIVGMIAAVLLGDLKDHRQARAGLAVVVASAATVAYQDPTHAAGDLFFIPGLFAAGWLVGFTLHARTEQAEAAEELAARAEWQRRNEGRVAVAEERARIARELHDIVAHAVSVMVLQVGALRHRLPVEDVTSRETLRNVEEAGRDALTEMRRLLEAMRRDGDPLDLAPQPGLGGIAALLDTVRAAGIDTDLHVHGEAVDLPPGLALSAYRITQEGLTNVIKHAHTHRAEVHLRYCTDGLELEVRDDGGGPTTTDSLGHGLVGIRERVALYGGSMTAGPTETGGFALRARLPLGPG, from the coding sequence GTGCACCGACTGCGGGTCTTCCTCCTTGAGCACGGGTTGGATGCAATCATCGTCTGCCTGGCCGCCGCGGCGGCCCTGACCATCGTGACGCACACCGGCTCGACCGGCACCGACGACGTCGGCGTCGTCTTCCACGCGGTCGCCGTGGTCGTCATGAGTCTGGCCCTGACGCTTCGCCGTCGAGCGCCCTTCGCGATCCCGGCGGGTACGTGGCTGTCGAGCGCCACCTTGTCCATAGTCGACGGCTCGTTGATCGCGGGGCAGGCCCCGCTCTCCATCGTGGGGATGATCGCCGCGGTGCTCCTGGGTGATCTGAAGGACCATCGGCAGGCCCGTGCGGGGCTTGCCGTGGTGGTGGCGTCAGCAGCGACCGTGGCCTACCAGGACCCAACCCACGCGGCGGGCGATCTGTTCTTCATCCCAGGACTCTTCGCTGCCGGGTGGCTGGTGGGGTTCACCCTCCACGCCCGCACGGAGCAGGCCGAGGCCGCAGAGGAGCTTGCGGCCAGAGCAGAGTGGCAACGTCGCAACGAGGGAAGGGTGGCGGTCGCAGAGGAACGGGCCCGGATCGCTCGCGAGCTGCACGACATCGTCGCCCACGCAGTGAGCGTGATGGTCCTGCAGGTGGGGGCACTGAGACACCGGCTGCCGGTTGAGGACGTGACGAGTCGGGAGACTCTGCGCAACGTGGAAGAGGCCGGCCGCGACGCCCTGACCGAGATGCGCAGGCTGCTGGAGGCGATGCGCCGCGACGGCGACCCCCTGGACCTGGCCCCCCAGCCCGGCCTCGGCGGGATCGCTGCGCTCCTGGACACCGTGCGCGCTGCGGGGATCGACACCGATCTTCACGTCCATGGCGAAGCCGTCGACCTTCCCCCCGGGCTAGCACTCTCGGCCTACCGCATTACCCAGGAAGGCCTGACCAACGTCATCAAACACGCCCACACCCACCGTGCCGAGGTCCACCTGCGCTACTGCACCGATGGCCTCGAACTGGAGGTCCGCGACGACGGCGGCGGACCGACCACGACAGACAGCCTCGGTCACGGTCTGGTCGGAATCCGTGAACGGGTCGCGCTCTACGGGGGAAGCATGACCGCGGGCCCCACGGAGACCGGCGGCTTCGCCCTGCGCGCACGACTCCCGCTGGGCCCGGGCTGA
- a CDS encoding DUF6855 family protein, whose translation MAEGTGTASDPWHLTTAPGSSRYTMHADREADPPALVCQVGSTTLRYHLSAIEDLHGWLVQQGDWVDLGAADEKKEPAPGTVEAWGRAADNPVGGWYGLRKGYRGRFGMYLPPLLEALGMAELTHDARNNRIRAI comes from the coding sequence ATGGCCGAAGGCACCGGCACGGCATCCGACCCCTGGCACCTGACCACGGCCCCCGGCTCGTCGCGGTACACGATGCACGCCGACCGCGAGGCCGACCCGCCCGCACTTGTCTGCCAGGTCGGTTCGACCACCCTGCGCTACCACCTCAGCGCGATCGAGGACCTGCACGGGTGGCTGGTCCAGCAGGGCGACTGGGTCGACCTCGGGGCGGCGGACGAGAAGAAGGAGCCCGCGCCGGGGACGGTCGAAGCCTGGGGCCGGGCCGCGGACAACCCGGTCGGAGGCTGGTACGGCCTGCGCAAGGGGTATCGCGGCCGGTTCGGCATGTACCTTCCGCCGCTGCTCGAGGCGCTGGGCATGGCTGAGCTCACCCACGACGCCCGCAACAACCGCATCCGCGCGATCTGA